A DNA window from Ipomoea triloba cultivar NCNSP0323 chromosome 10, ASM357664v1 contains the following coding sequences:
- the LOC116032900 gene encoding G-type lectin S-receptor-like serine/threonine-protein kinase At4g27290, which yields MASIVDNARCFPNGFVKYVWLAFLCFFCNGGVSTDTLRPGEWITQNQTLVSAGGRFALGFFSPGNSSSSFLGIWYNAINNSVIWVANRESPLPQDSNPVFTLAQDGNLQIINGKSETIWSTNVSGAGFSRNSPETRLLNSGNLVLKQGNNDSPVWQSFDHACDTLMPGMKLKVNTKNHTRNVIKSWTSKDDPRPGKFSWGMDPNGSPQFFIWKENSPYFRSNLYQYGFNWSLLFPVLGYSAYYSFATENNEVYFSYGYADISEVRFILTPDGYVQTQLNQKRTDLWLVRWHVPANDCEFYDRCGAFGSCEYNGSHPVCSCLKGFKPKSQKDWDSGNHGGGCERIIDLRCDEEDMFMRLPLMKWPDHSTSMGSMAFKDCVDQCSRNCSCKAFAYANISSDSTVNCINWFGDLVDLVHNYSAGLNGYGQDLYVRVHTSNRNENSGHRNRTLVAIIVTLVAAFILVSALTYILRRKYFRRRDWEAKMSTMVNSLSVSSLVGKGDIELLQFSLERITDATNNFDEANKLGEGGFGPVYKGFLSEFGMVAIKRLSKRSSQGLEEFMNELKLIAKLQHKYLVSLLGCCTEDDEKILIYEYLPKRSLDKFLFDASEKESLDWKTRYQIIEGIAQGILYLHKYSRLKVIHRDLKASNILLDEVMKPKISDFGMARIFGLDQTHANTNHVVGTYGYIPPEYVLHGQFSEKSDVFSFGVLLLEIISGRKNSEFSQIELSITLLGWAWDNWKEGRALEFVDPAIRKTCDSPKAIRCIEVGLLCVQPIPTDRPTMSDAVVMLSNLATTIPKLKEPAFVASNHSNTVVSSSQGGSSGSNNEVTISAIEPR from the exons ATGGCTTCCATTGTAGACAATGCCCGTTGTTTTCCCAATGGGTTTGTTAAGTATGTCTGGTTGGCGTTTCTGTGTTTTTTCTGCAATGGTGGAGTGAGCACAGACACTCTCCGGCCGGGCGAGTGGATTACTCAAAACCAGACCTTAGTTTCCGCCGGCGGGAGATTCGCTCTGGGTTTTTTCTCCCCGGGAAACTCTTCCTCTTCCTTTCTGGGAATATGGTATAACGCCATCAATAACAGCGTGATTTGGGTGGCCAACAGAGAATCCCCTCTGCCTCAAGACTCCAACCCCGTTTTCACCCTCGCCCAAGACGGGAACTTGCAGATCATCAATGGAAAAAGCGAAACAATCTGGTCAACCAACGTCTCCGGCGCCGGATTTTCAAGAAACTCCCCGGAAACTCGTCTGCTCAACTCCGGAAACCTTGTTCTAAAACAGGGTAATAATGATAGccctgtttggcagagctttgATCACGCCTGCGACACATTAATGCCGGGGATGAAACTAAAGGTAAACACCAAAAACCATACACGAAACGTCATTAAATCTTGGACTAGCAAAGATGATCCCCGGCCGGGGAAATTCTCCTGGGGAATGGATCCTAATGGATCTCCACAATTCTTCATTTGGAAAGAAAACAGTCCTTATTTCAGGAGCAATTTGTACCAGTACGGTTTTAACTGGAGCTTACTCTTCCCTGTCCTGGGATATTCAGCATATTATTCTTTCGCTACAGAGAACAATGAAGTTTATTTCAGCTATGGCTATGCTGACATTTCTGAAGTAAGGTTCATTTTAACCCCAGATGGCTATGTCCAGACACAATTGAACCAAAAGAGAACCGATTTATGGCTAGTCCGGTGGCACGTGCCAGCCAACGATTGCGAATTCTATGATCGCTGTGGGGCATTTGGGAGCTGTGAATACAATGGTTCACACCCAGTTTGCAGCTGCTTGAAAGGGTTCAAGCCCAAATCCCAGAAAGATTGGGATAGTGGGAATCATGGAGGGGGGTGTGAGAGGATAATAGATTTGAGATGTGATGAAGAGGATATGTTTATGAGGTTGCCTTTGATGAAATGGCCTGACCATTCGACTTCAATGGGGAGTATGGCGTTTAAGGATTGTGTAGATCAGTGTTCTAGGAATTGCTCCTGCAAGGCTTTTGCTTATGCAAATATCAGCTCTGATTCCACTGTCAACTGTATAAACTGGTTTGGGGACTTGGTTGATTTGGTTCATAACTATTCAGCTGGTCTTAATGGCTATGGCCAAGATCTCTACGTTCGAGTTCACACCTCCAACCGAA ATGAAAATTCAGGTCACAGAAACAGAACTCTTGTTGCAATAATAGTCACTTTGGTCGCTGCATTCATTCTTGTTAGTGCTTTGACATACATCCTCAGAAGAAAATACTTCAGAAGGAGAG ATTGGGAAGCTAAAATGTCTACAATGGTTAACTCTCTGTCAGTGTCATCCCTTGTTGGAAAAGGTGATATAGAGTTGCTACAGTTTAGCTTGGAGAGAATAACTGATGCTACAAACAATTTCGATGAAGCAAATAAACTCGGTGAAGGAGGATTTGGTCCGGTGTATAAG GGATTTTTATCAGAATTTGGGATGGTAGCCATCAAAAGGCTTTCTAAACGATCATCACAAGGTTTGGAGGAGTTTATGAACGAGTTGAAGCTAATTGCAAAACTACAACATAAGTATCTTGTTAGCCTGTTGGGTTGTTGCACCGAAGATGATGAGAAAATACTGATCTATGAGTACTTGCCCAAACGAAGCTTGGACAAATTCTTATTTG ATGCATCTGAGAAAGAAAGTTTGGATTGGAAAACTCGCTATCAAATAATAGAGGGAATTGCTCAAGGAATACTTTATCTTCACAAATACTCTAGACTAAAAGTCATTCATAGGGACTTAAAAGCCAGCAATATTTTACTTGACGAAGTAATGAAGCCTAAAATATCAGATTTTGGAATGGCAAGAATTTTTGGACTTGACCAAACTCATGCAAATACGAATCATGTGGTTGGGACATA TGGTTACATTCCACCGGAATATGTGTTGCATGGCCAATTTTCAGAAAAATCTGATGTGTTCAGTTTCGGGGTGCTATTGTTAGAAATTATTAGTGGCCGAAAGAACTCAGAATTCTCTCAGATTGAACTTTCCATAACTCTCCTTGGATGG gCATGGGATAACTGGAAAGAAGGACGAGCACTTGAATTCGTTGATCCAGCAATAAGGAAAACATGCGACTCTCCTAAGGCTATAAGATGCATCGAAGTAGGACTTTTATGCGTCCAACCAATTCCAACAGACAGACCAACAATGTCCGATGCAGTCGTCATGTTGAGCAACCTTGCAACAACAATTCCAAAACTCAAAGAGCCAGCATTTGTTGCTAGCAACCATTCCAACACTGTTGTTTCTAGTTCTCAGGGAGGATCAAGTGGTTCCAATAATGAGGTTACAATTAGTGCCATCGAACCCCGATAG